The genomic segment CGCGGTCGTGGCCGAAGAGGTGCGCAACTTGGCCCAACGTAGCGCCGAGGCCGCCAAATCGACCGCCGCTTTGATCGAGGGCGCCCAGAAGAACGCCGACAATGGCGTGGCCGTATCCGGCGAGGTGGGACGCTTCTTGGGTCAGATCGCCGAAAAGGTCCAGAAGCTGTCCGGGCTGGTGGGCGAAGTCTCGGCGGCGAGCGAAGAGCAGACCAAGGGCATTACCCAGATCAGCACCGCCGTGACGGAGATGGACAAGGTGACCCAAGGCAATGCCGCCAGCGCCGAAGAATCGGCCTCGGCCAGCGAAGAGATGTTCGCCCAGGCCAAGGAGCTGGGGGACATGGTCTCCACCTTGGTCGGCATCGTCCACGGCTCCGGCGCCCAGCAGTCGGCCGAATGGCGCCGGCCCGACTCCCGTTCGCTACCGAGCGCCGGATCGAAGCCCCGCTCCGCATCCCCGCGTCCCACCGCCGTTAAAGCTCCTTTCTCAGGGAAGGCCGCTTCCGCCGGGAACGCGGTACGCTCCCAGGTCCCGCGCACCGCGGGACCCGCGGTAGCCAATGCAACGGGCCGCGATTGGGAACCCGCGAATGGCAACGAAAAAGGCACGGGGAAAAGCAATGGGAAAGGCCGCCGTCCCGAATCCGTACTGCCTTTGACCGATGAGGAATTGCGGGATTTCTGACCTAGTCGGCCATCAGCCAAGCGAGGAGGGCGTCCGGTTGATCACCGACCCGCACCTGGGCGGAACGATTGACCGCGACGTTTTCGAACAGCTTGTTTATCCGCTGCCGCGCCGTGTCCACCTGGATCGCGGCGCGTCGTTTCGCCCCCCAGTGCCGGGCGAACGATTCCGCCAAGGTGAATCGATCGAAATCCGGTAATTCGCCCGTTACCTGAGTGATGTCGATATAAGCCCGCATGAATCCCTGCCGCACCACTTCTTCGAGCATGGGAAGGATCATTCCCTCCAGGTCTTTGGCATCGTATTCGCCTTGGATACGGAAACGCACGTAGCCTTCCGCGGTTTCCGCGTCCAGAATCAGCGACCGGGTATGCAAAGGCACGCGCATGAAGGCTCCTTGGATTGGCCCGCCCCAAGTTCCTTGGTCGGGCCGGGAACCTTGGGCAAAACGCAAATATAGTTCCCGGGAATTCCATCTTGTTCCAACCGTCGCGATTGCCGGGATATGCTTTATTTCCGCCCTAAATCATCCTTAATTCCGCCGGAACCCCGTGGCGGAAACCCCCGGCCAATTTCGGACCGGAACCAATCCGGTCATCTTCCGCAAACGCTTTTCCGCCAAGAGGTTATGCGAAAACCGCATCCCCGCCGCCCGGAATCGACCGCCTTTTCCGTCGGGAGAAAACCCCACGCCCGGCCCTGGATCGGCCCATCCGGAGCGGAAGCGGCATCGCAACGGGCCTGGCACGTCCCTTGCCATATACAGGGTCATGCTCACGACCTTGGCCGCCATCATTCTCTTCCGTCTCGGGCGCCGGTTCTTCTCCCGCCGGGATCCGAAATCCGCTAACCGGACGTCGCCATGAGCGGCCTGCATGCCCTGGTCGTCGATGACGATACCCAGGCCCTGGAGACCATGGGCCTTATCCTGGAGATGGATAATTACCGAGTTTCCACCGCCGCGGACGGGCTGCAAGCCCTACGGTGCATGGAGAAGGGCGAAGAGAGCCTGGCGGACGTGGACTTCGCCGTCATCGACCTCGATATGCGCAACCTTTCCGGCATCGAGCTCTTGGCAGAGCTTCGCAAGCGGGGGTACGAATTGCCGGTGATGGTGGTAACGGGTTACGCCTCGAAGGGCACGGTGGTGGAATTGCTCCGCAAGGGAGTCATCGATTTCCTGGACAAACCCATCCACGTCGACGAGTTCCGCATGCGCGTGAATCGTCTGGCCGACGAGGCCTTGCGGCGCCGCACTTCGCGCGCGGGAACCCGCGAACACGTCCGCTCGGCCCCGTCTTTCCGGGCCTCGGCGGTCGTGGACCTGGCCCGCATCGGCCTTCCGTACACCGTGCGCCGGCGCATCGGGTCCGCGGGGGAAAGCAGCCTCATACTCGCCGCGCGCAAGCCGCATGGCCTGGATATCCTCATCGCGGACGTGGAAGGCAACGACTCGGAAAGCTTCTACGTCAGCGTGCTCGTGAAATCGTTCTTCGATCGCTGGCGCAAGGACGACATCGACGGACGCGAATTCATGGCCTCCCTCAACGGCGTGGTGCTGGGGGGAAGCCTGGAACGCAAAGAAGTCCGCGCCCTATTCCTGCGGATCCATACTTCCGAAAGGCGCGCGGAGGCGTACCTCGCAGGTTACCCCTGCTGGGCCTTCGCCGGCCTCGGCGGAAGTTCCCCGAAATCCGCCTGCCTGCGCGGGGAACCGCTCGGGATCGGGGATAAGCCCGGGCAATCCCTGGTGGAGATCCCGTACGCTGCCGGGGATCGCCTGTTCATCGTACCGGGACGGGGATGCGATGATTCGCCCGAAACCGGCTGGGTATGGTCGCGGACCCGGGAAAACATCCTGTGCCTGCGGGGCGGGGACTTGGGCGGCCTCGCGGATGACGTCTGGACGGAACTGGGCGAGCCCGATCATGATGGCTTGCCCGTCGCGCCCCCGGGAGGGGATTTCCTGCTCGGATTGGAGTTGCCATGAATAACCGATCCTTCACGGCCGATTGCCGCGCCCCCGGACGCGATCCGGATTGCGAGTGGCGCCTGGAAACCCTCGGCATGGTGGCCGAGGGAGTGGCCCATGATTTCAACAACATCCTGGCCGCCATCTCCGGTTTCGCCGAGTTGATCCTGGCGGGAGAGACCGATAAGCGCCCGGAAAGCCCGGATAGGCCGGCCTTGGACGCGATCGAGTTCGCCCGCCATATCCTGGATGCCGCCATGGCGGGAAAGACCAGCGTGCAGGAATTGCGCGCTTTCTCCCGTCCCGATAGGAACGCGACGGAATCGCTGGACCTGAACGAAGTATTGAAGCAGTCCATCGCCTTGTGCCGGGGCGCCTTGGGCGGGATCGTACGCGTCCGGACCGATCTCGCTTCCGTTCCGGCGCGCCTGCAAGGCTGCCGGGGCCTGCTCCAGAACGCCTTCTTGAACCTCTTCATCAATGCGCGGGACGCCATGCCCCAGGGGGGCACGCTTACCGTGCGCAGTCGGCTCCGCGAACCCTCCGATGCCTACGGGCATCCCGAATGGGTGGTCTCCATCCGGGACACGGGAATCGGCATGGAACCCGAAGCGCGGTCCCGCCTCTTCGAACGGTATTTCACGACCAAGGGCGAAAAGGGCTCCGGACTGGGCTTGGCCCAGGTGCGGGACACCGTGGCCAGGTATAGCGGAAGGATCACGGTGGAGTCGGAGCCGGGGGCCGGCAGCGAATTCCATCTTTACTTCCCGGTCGATCGCGAGGATTAGGGCGGGCTCAGGGGGGCCCCTAATCCATCGCGTTCATTCGGTCTTCGCGTTCACTCGGCCGGGCCGGCCAATTCCCGCGCCCGATCCAGCAAGGCCGCCGCCGCCTTCGCATACGCCTCCGACAGGGCTTGGGCATCGGCGAGTTCGCCTTCCCCCACCGCTTCGAAGTAATAACGGAATTTGGGCTCGGTGCCCGAGGGGCGCAATAGCATCCAACTGCGATCGGTGAAGACGATCTTGAGGCCGTCGGCGGTATTCAAGCGCGCCACTTCCTTGCGGGCCGCGCCCACTTCCATCTTGTCGCCGATCTTCACCATCCCGCCCTCCAAGGCGCGCATCACCGCATCCTTATAGCGCTGCCAGGCCTCGACGGAAACGCCTTTGACGTCGGCGCCGCCTTTGCCGGGATAGAACCATCCGTACTCGCGGCGCAATTCCCGATACTGCTCCGAGAGGCTTCCGCCGGCGGCCAGGCAGGAAAGGGCCGAGAGGAAACCCGCCAAGGCGCATTTCTCCAGGGTATGGCCCGTGAAGGAAATGCCGTCGCTTTCTTCGAAGGCCATTACGGCTTCGCCCGAAGAGAGCGGTCCGCGGAAATTCTTGAAGCCGACCTCGGTCTCGAACACCTTCATGCCCTGCTTCTTGGCGATCTCGGAAGCGAACCCCGACGAGGGAACGGTGGTCGCGAGGCCGCCCTTGATGCCGCGCTTCAGCAGGTTGGCGTAGCCGATGGCGCCGAAGCGATTCATGTCGATGTCCAGATCCTTGTCCGCGAAGCGGATGCGATCGGCGTCCGGATCCAGGGCCACCGCCAGGGTGCGCGGCCGACCTGACTTGGCCAGTTCGATGATGAGGATGGCCTGGTTCTTGGCGTTCGGTTCGGGTTTCACCCCGTGGAAGGAGTAATCATCCTCGGTGTTGTAAAAGCGGATGGCTTGGGCGGCTTCCAAGGCCCCCAGGGTATCGGGACCGAGCAGATGCTGGATGTATCCGCGCGACGACCCGTGCATATTGTCTATGGCGATGAAGAGTTCGGGGGCATGCCCGCGCAGCCAGGCGCGCAGGGCCTTGAGATCGAAGACCTTGCTCTTGTTCTCGACGAAAGCGGTGAAGATGGCGGCGGCGTCCAC from the Fibrobacterota bacterium genome contains:
- a CDS encoding phosphomannomutase — its product is MATDGAGTANKAREAIVKARRDFARAWSEDAVSTLAALPGEWGAKVKACLEPRGERGPALWDAANTLGAACNDKPLPAALREACFGFIARIRDFMGRLARESGAATTVVFGTSGWREAIGEGFTVENVHKVVRGIIAMMKDPAFLNANGYDSFEKVKGAGILVLRDNRFMGDEFMACAMRELAAEGIRIHDAGECPTGVGSAVLTELKAAGSINFTPSHNPMEYAGIKFNPADGGPADVNLTSLIEKHANALMRPGVQFRRADADFRSLRTRVDAAAIFTAFVENKSKVFDLKALRAWLRGHAPELFIAIDNMHGSSRGYIQHLLGPDTLGALEAAQAIRFYNTEDDYSFHGVKPEPNAKNQAILIIELAKSGRPRTLAVALDPDADRIRFADKDLDIDMNRFGAIGYANLLKRGIKGGLATTVPSSGFASEIAKKQGMKVFETEVGFKNFRGPLSSGEAVMAFEESDGISFTGHTLEKCALAGFLSALSCLAAGGSLSEQYRELRREYGWFYPGKGGADVKGVSVEAWQRYKDAVMRALEGGMVKIGDKMEVGAARKEVARLNTADGLKIVFTDRSWMLLRPSGTEPKFRYYFEAVGEGELADAQALSEAYAKAAAALLDRARELAGPAE
- a CDS encoding response regulator; the encoded protein is MSGLHALVVDDDTQALETMGLILEMDNYRVSTAADGLQALRCMEKGEESLADVDFAVIDLDMRNLSGIELLAELRKRGYELPVMVVTGYASKGTVVELLRKGVIDFLDKPIHVDEFRMRVNRLADEALRRRTSRAGTREHVRSAPSFRASAVVDLARIGLPYTVRRRIGSAGESSLILAARKPHGLDILIADVEGNDSESFYVSVLVKSFFDRWRKDDIDGREFMASLNGVVLGGSLERKEVRALFLRIHTSERRAEAYLAGYPCWAFAGLGGSSPKSACLRGEPLGIGDKPGQSLVEIPYAAGDRLFIVPGRGCDDSPETGWVWSRTRENILCLRGGDLGGLADDVWTELGEPDHDGLPVAPPGGDFLLGLELP